The window CCGCACATCGTCGCCGAGATCGACACTGGGAAACTGAAAGGGGAGATCCGGCAATTGGCGTGGTCGCCCGACGCGACGGCCATCTACCTGCAGACCGTCGATGGTGACTGGCCGAACGAGCGCCAGCATCACTACACCATCCCGGTCACGGGGGGCGGCGTCACGACGCTCGAGGCGCAACCGGAGTGGGCGGTCGCGTACTGGCGGGCGAAGCAGGATCGAGTGGCGCCAGGGTTGCCCGCGCTGGTCATCGACATCGAGCAGAAGCAGGAAGTGGTGAAGGGCGGTGTGGGCGGCGGCGCCGGGTCGGGCATGCTGGATCGGGAATCGAGCCCCGAGAAAGTCGTCGCCAGCGGCAGTCCCCGCGCCGACAGCATGGCCAGCGGCAACATGGGCAACGACAAGGCGAAGGTCGTCCGGTTGATGCTGCTCGGTGAGGAAGTTGCGGTCTGGGCCAACGAGCGGGTGGTGCCGGGCGCGCGCTTCGGTTGGGGACCGGCCGGCAGCGGCGCACTGGTGCGTGTCGGCGAGGGCGGCCGGCTCGTCTTCCTGGATCGGCAGAAGCACTCGGTTCCGATCATCGAGGTCAAGGACGCGTCGTGGCCCGCCTGGTCGTCGCAGGGGAGCCAGGTGGCGTACCTGCAGAAGGTGTCGCGGAAGAGGTTCGTGCTCATGTGCGTGCCCGTGACGCGCTGAGCGGGGTCCGGGGCCGGGCGCGATTCGGTGTGCCCCCAACGGCGATGGTGTCTATGGACTTCACAACGACCGAGCAGCAGGAGTTGCTGCGACGGACCGTGCGCGAGTTCGCGGAGGTCGAGATCCGTCCGCACGTCCTCGAGTGGGACGAAGCGCAGCACTTCCCGGCCGAACTCGTGCCGAAGCTCGCGGCGCTCGGTTTGATGGGCATCCAGATTCCAGAGGAGTACGGCGGCGCGGGCATGTCGGCCGTCGAGTACTGCATCTGCATCGAGGAACTGGCCCGCGTGGACCCGTCGGTTGCCCTGACGGTGGCGGCACACAACGGGCTCTGCACCGCCCACATCTTCATGTTCGGCAGCGAGGAACAGAAGCGGCGGTACGTGGTGCCGCTCGCCCGCGGGGAGCAGATCGGGGCGTGGGGACTCACCGAACCGACGGCCGGTAGCGATGCTGGAGCCACGCAGACGCGCGCCGTCCGCCTGGAGGGCGCGTGGGTTCTCAACGGCACGAAGACCTTCACCACGCACGGCCGCGTCGGCCACGTCATGGTGGCGATGGCTGTCACCGAGCGGACCCGCGGCCACCACGGCATCTCGGCCTTCATCGTGGAGCGTGGGACACCAGGCATGTCGCCGGGACGCAAGGAGAACAAGCTCGGCATGCGGGCGAGCGACACGAGCGAGGTCGTGTTCGAGGACTGCCGCGTGGCGGAGGCCCAGATGGTCGGGCGGCTGGACGACGGGTTCGTCAACGCGCTGCAGGTGCTCGATGCAGGCCGCATCGGCATCGCGGCCCTCGCCGTCGGCCTCGCGCAGGGGGCACACGAGGCCGCCATTCGGTACGCAAAGGAGCGCCATCAGTTCGGCAAACCGATCGCCTCGTTCCAGGCGATCCAG of the Vicinamibacterales bacterium genome contains:
- a CDS encoding acyl-CoA dehydrogenase family protein, whose amino-acid sequence is MDFTTTEQQELLRRTVREFAEVEIRPHVLEWDEAQHFPAELVPKLAALGLMGIQIPEEYGGAGMSAVEYCICIEELARVDPSVALTVAAHNGLCTAHIFMFGSEEQKRRYVVPLARGEQIGAWGLTEPTAGSDAGATQTRAVRLEGAWVLNGTKTFTTHGRVGHVMVAMAVTERTRGHHGISAFIVERGTPGMSPGRKENKLGMRASDTSEVVFEDCRVAEAQMVGRLDDGFVNALQVLDAGRIGIAALAVGLAQGAHEAAIRYAKERHQFGKPIASFQAIQWKLADDATAIDAARLLTYRAASLKDRGAARTTRESSMAKLFASEMAVRVADNGVQIHGGYGFVKDYPAEKYFRDVKLTTIGEGTSEIQRLVIAREVLGE